In a single window of the Balearica regulorum gibbericeps isolate bBalReg1 chromosome 7, bBalReg1.pri, whole genome shotgun sequence genome:
- the HMX3 gene encoding homeobox protein HMX3 — protein sequence MPETGQEPPSAPPPPPKESFYIKNLLNGDPPKAPPKQPRALFAPSGKAAVDGAGFALSQVGDLAFPRFEIPAPRFALSAHCLERAQTWWYPYALTPAGAHLPRTEAAEKSLLRDSSPASGTDRDSPEPLLKAEGEQKELDSKSPDEIVLEESDSEETKKEGGAEDWKKREESPEKKPCRKKKTRTVFSRSQVFQLESTFDMKRYLSSSERAGLAASLHLTETQVKIWFQNRRNKWKRQLAAELEAANLSHAAAQRIVRVPILYHENSGAEGGAGGGGAPGTQPLLTFPHPVYYSHPVVTSVPLLRPV from the exons ATGCCGGAGACCGGGCAGGAGCCGCCcagcgccccgccgccgccccccaaGGAATCCTTCTACATCAAGAACCTGCTCAACGGCGACCCCCCCAAGGCGCCCCCCAAGCAGCCGCGGGCGCTGTTCGCCCCCTCGGGCAAGGCGGCGGTGGACGGCGCCGGCTTCGCCCTTTCTCAGGTGGGCGACCTCGCCTTCCCCCGCTTCGAGATCCCGGCGCCGCGCTTCGCCCTGAGCGCCCACTGCCTGGAGCGCGCCCAGACCTGGTGGTACCCCTACGCCCTGACGCCGGCCGGAGCCCACCTGCCCCGCACGGAAG CCGCGGAGAAATCCCTGCTGAGGGACTCGTCCCCCGCCTCGGGCACCGACCGGGACTCCCCGGAGCCGCTGCTGAAGGCGGAGGGGGAGCAGAAGGAGCTGGACTCCAAAAGCCCCGACGAGATCGTCCTGGAGGAGAGCGACTCGGAGGAGACGAAGAAGGAGGGAGGCGCGGAGGACTGGAAGAAGCGGGAGGAGAGCCCGGAGAAGAAACCCTGCCGCAAGAAGAAGACGCGCACGGTGTTCAGCCGCAGCCAGGTCTTCCAGCTGGAATCCACCTTCGACATGAAGCGCTACCTGAGCAGCTCGGAGCGGGCCGGCCTGGCCGCCTCCCTGCACCTGACAGAGACCCAGGTGAAGATTTGGTTCCAAAATCGCCGCAACAAGTGGAAGAGGCAGCTGGCGGCCGAGCTGGAAGCGGCCAACCTCAGCCACGCCGCCGCGCAGCGCATCGTCCGCGTCCCCATCCTCTACCACGAGAACTCGGGCGCGgaggggggcgcggggggcggcggaGCCCCCGGCACCCAGCCCCTGCTCACCTTCCCTCACCCCGTCTACTATTCCCACCCCGTGGTCACCTCCGTGCCGCTCCTGCGGCCCGTCTGA